In Massilia antarctica, the following are encoded in one genomic region:
- a CDS encoding class I SAM-dependent methyltransferase, whose protein sequence is MTVAHYDHAARRQLLLDALPALLPMQSAYHTGWVVLQLLGVISGLDSERAHIVRHVRALARERPIGSVYIAGSADCGLLSVLHEAFGADIAALDVRVADRSPVPLALCRQYAGAMGFAVALDVCDLGVPPDPAERRVDLVLSHSLLSFIAPAARAALVGSLAARLEVAGSLLLYQSVRAQHGAPLLAYSPEQVDSMVGASLAAQRTAARLPMLTEHELDGIVRAFCAAKITHAVASEDELLDSARAAGLSGVRCEPLSAQDMAGHRPATPESRYVKWMLQGWRAA, encoded by the coding sequence GTGACGGTGGCGCACTACGACCATGCGGCGCGGCGCCAGCTGCTGCTGGACGCCTTGCCGGCCCTGTTGCCGATGCAATCGGCCTACCATACCGGCTGGGTGGTGTTGCAACTGTTAGGCGTCATCAGTGGCCTCGATAGCGAGCGCGCGCACATCGTGCGCCATGTGCGGGCCCTGGCGCGCGAACGACCCATCGGGTCGGTCTACATCGCCGGCAGCGCCGATTGCGGCCTGCTGTCGGTGCTGCACGAAGCCTTCGGCGCGGACATCGCGGCGCTGGACGTGCGCGTCGCCGACCGCTCCCCGGTGCCGCTGGCGCTGTGCCGGCAGTACGCCGGCGCGATGGGCTTTGCGGTGGCGCTGGACGTGTGCGATCTGGGCGTGCCGCCCGATCCGGCCGAGCGCCGGGTCGACCTGGTGCTGAGTCATTCCCTGCTCAGTTTTATCGCGCCGGCTGCGCGCGCCGCCCTGGTTGGCAGCCTGGCGGCGCGGCTGGAGGTGGCGGGCAGCCTGCTGCTGTACCAGAGCGTGCGCGCGCAGCATGGCGCGCCGCTGCTGGCGTACTCGCCCGAGCAGGTGGACAGCATGGTCGGTGCCAGCCTGGCCGCCCAGCGCACGGCCGCGCGCCTGCCGATGCTGACGGAGCATGAACTCGACGGGATCGTGCGCGCGTTCTGCGCGGCCAAGATTACCCATGCGGTCGCCTCCGAGGACGAGTTGCTTGACAGTGCACGCGCCGCCGGCTTGAGCGGCGTGCGCTGCGAGCCGCTGTCGGCGCAGGACATGGCCGGGCACCGGCCCGCCACGCCGGAAAGCCGCTACGTCAAATGGATGTTGCAGGGATGGCGGGCCGCTTGA